One window of Eisenibacter elegans DSM 3317 genomic DNA carries:
- a CDS encoding 50S ribosomal protein L11 methyltransferase yields the protein MFLTIFQMLLEVTFFTDNVTLQELLIAALSEAEYESFWEQETQLSAYVPATLFDEELVRQLAATHQLHYLIQEASITQWQTTHAQEAEVVYIDDYCAIAPPDIPPSAGYPYWLHIRPTMAFGDGQHPSTRLCMQLLLAQAPLRGNALDIGCGTGVLMLLAARLGAEAIVGIDNNPWAIAATEDTLQLNQQTAQALYTGHLEDFPELQAQRFDWVLANLNASVLRTALPACALQVAPGGYLLTGGVTDTDDAEIHQLALNSGLVQVTERCAETWVARLYRRG from the coding sequence ATGTTCTTGACAATATTTCAGATGCTGTTAGAAGTTACTTTTTTTACGGATAATGTAACGCTCCAAGAGTTGTTGATAGCTGCTTTGAGCGAAGCTGAGTATGAGTCTTTTTGGGAGCAGGAGACCCAACTTTCGGCCTATGTCCCGGCGACACTTTTTGATGAGGAGCTCGTACGCCAACTGGCTGCCACTCATCAGTTGCACTATCTGATACAAGAGGCCAGTATTACCCAATGGCAAACAACCCACGCCCAAGAGGCGGAAGTGGTATATATTGATGATTATTGTGCGATAGCGCCGCCCGATATACCGCCATCCGCAGGGTATCCATACTGGTTGCACATTCGCCCAACGATGGCCTTTGGCGATGGCCAACACCCCTCCACACGCCTATGTATGCAGCTACTATTGGCACAAGCACCCCTCAGAGGGAATGCCTTAGACATTGGCTGTGGTACGGGTGTATTGATGCTCTTGGCAGCACGCTTGGGAGCCGAGGCTATTGTCGGTATCGACAACAACCCCTGGGCCATAGCCGCTACCGAAGATACCCTACAGCTTAACCAACAAACGGCTCAGGCACTGTACACCGGCCATTTGGAAGATTTTCCTGAGCTACAGGCACAGCGTTTTGACTGGGTGTTGGCCAACCTCAATGCCTCAGTTTTGAGGACAGCGCTACCGGCCTGTGCTTTACAGGTAGCCCCGGGGGGATATTTGCTGACTGGCGGTGTTACGGATACGGATGATGCCGAAATCCATCAGTTAGCACTGAACAGCGGGCTTGTGCAAGTAACAGAGCGCTGCGCCGAGACTTGGGTGGCACGGCTCTACCGGCGCGGCTAA
- a CDS encoding leucine-rich repeat domain-containing protein, producing MKKYYIYLLACLGGLLSIFTACDGGSANDNYTYGTDTAAAPANPDGLLTMLELYRAPVFRSLEEALQKPREVYRLDLSKQELTTFPSEIFKLNNLQELVLSRNALDSLPATFGELEKLQILDISHNKFKTFPEAIHKLKNLRELNAGNISWASLPAELGQLAPKLQKLNLDQCGFKDVPGVIWQMTQLERLSLRNNALKEIPASLGLLTHLQSLRLSGNELTDLPDALGALTQLYSLELDQNQLKDFPKSLGQLKQLRELSLDNNQISTPDIKSLSLKSLQTLSLSSNQIVSLPDDFFTHFQNLVTLNLSGNQLGSLPESFAKISTSIHLDLSRNPMSWEPTITQLSQASSLQGLSMVSMQDKGQLVRLPEQISHIRALKRLQISQNSLANPVEALRYIANIKGLEELALVGCGLRVVEEFEQLKHLKRLSIDEKLSEAEKNKLQDYLPNTRIKYW from the coding sequence ATGAAAAAATATTACATCTACCTACTGGCGTGCCTAGGAGGTCTCTTGAGCATCTTTACTGCTTGCGACGGAGGCAGCGCCAACGATAACTATACCTATGGCACAGATACTGCCGCCGCCCCAGCCAACCCCGACGGGCTGCTCACTATGTTGGAGCTGTACCGTGCACCTGTGTTCAGAAGTTTGGAAGAGGCTCTACAAAAACCACGAGAAGTATACAGGTTAGACCTCAGCAAACAAGAATTGACCACATTCCCCTCCGAAATATTCAAACTCAACAACCTACAGGAGCTTGTCCTATCGCGCAATGCCCTTGATTCGCTACCGGCAACTTTTGGAGAGTTGGAGAAGTTACAAATCTTGGATATCAGCCACAACAAGTTCAAAACATTTCCCGAGGCCATCCACAAACTCAAAAACTTGCGCGAACTCAATGCCGGCAATATCTCTTGGGCTAGTTTGCCTGCCGAGCTGGGGCAGCTGGCTCCAAAGCTCCAAAAACTCAACCTAGATCAGTGTGGCTTCAAAGACGTTCCCGGTGTAATATGGCAGATGACACAGCTAGAGCGATTGAGCCTGCGCAACAATGCTCTCAAAGAAATACCAGCATCTTTGGGGCTGCTCACCCACTTGCAAAGCCTGCGTCTTTCGGGTAATGAATTGACTGACCTACCCGATGCGCTCGGCGCATTGACACAGCTCTACAGCTTAGAGCTTGACCAAAACCAACTCAAAGATTTCCCCAAATCACTAGGGCAACTTAAACAGTTGCGAGAGCTTTCGCTTGACAATAACCAAATCAGTACCCCTGATATAAAGTCGCTGTCACTCAAATCTTTACAGACCTTATCACTATCTAGCAATCAGATAGTAAGCCTGCCGGATGACTTTTTTACGCACTTCCAAAACTTGGTTACGCTCAACCTTAGCGGCAATCAATTGGGTAGCCTACCCGAAAGTTTTGCCAAGATCAGCACGTCTATCCACTTGGATTTGAGTAGAAACCCGATGTCGTGGGAGCCTACCATCACCCAACTAAGTCAGGCATCTAGCCTCCAAGGTTTGAGTATGGTATCGATGCAAGACAAGGGGCAGCTCGTCCGCTTGCCCGAGCAAATCAGCCATATTAGAGCGCTCAAACGCTTACAAATCTCGCAAAACAGCCTTGCCAACCCAGTAGAAGCCCTGCGCTATATTGCCAATATCAAGGGTTTGGAAGAACTGGCCTTGGTAGGCTGTGGACTCAGAGTGGTTGAAGAATTTGAGCAACTCAAACACCTCAAGCGCCTCAGCATAGATGAAAAACTCTCGGAAGCCGAGAAAAACAAACTCCAAGATTATTTGCCCAATACCAGGATAAAGTATTGGTAG
- a CDS encoding MlaD family protein, producing MKISKEIKVALFTIVSLVLLYFGFQFLKGADFLTRTNRFYADYDNVEGLTISNPVILNGLSVGRVSAIKLQTDSSGRYVMRVEMEINKKITLGDSSVATLGDNGLLGGKAILLTLGRTNPEKPLTSGSSLRTAKAGGLMSKAEPLANKVDSIALKFNKLLDELQGAGTKINDMLGSLAGLAENTNGMIGENRVALKTTLANFQELSRSFVDTEKQLKALMVKSNNFADKLNAMELQESVANANKALASLNETLQKANNPDGTIGALMQDRALYDNLKNLSESLDKLAEDLRENPRRYINVSVFGRKDKSEKDKK from the coding sequence ATGAAAATATCCAAAGAGATCAAAGTAGCCCTTTTTACCATTGTTAGTTTGGTGTTGCTCTACTTTGGTTTTCAGTTTCTCAAAGGTGCCGACTTTCTGACACGCACCAATCGCTTTTATGCTGATTATGACAATGTAGAAGGATTGACGATTTCTAACCCTGTGATACTCAATGGGCTTTCTGTGGGAAGGGTCAGTGCTATCAAACTACAGACCGACTCTTCGGGTAGGTATGTAATGCGTGTAGAAATGGAGATAAACAAAAAAATCACCTTGGGCGACTCAAGCGTTGCTACGCTTGGCGACAATGGTCTATTAGGGGGCAAAGCTATTTTATTGACACTAGGGCGCACAAACCCTGAGAAGCCGCTGACTTCGGGTAGCAGCTTGCGTACGGCCAAAGCAGGGGGGCTGATGTCCAAGGCCGAACCCTTGGCCAATAAGGTAGACTCTATTGCGCTGAAATTCAACAAGTTACTGGATGAGCTGCAAGGTGCAGGCACCAAAATCAATGATATGTTGGGCAGCCTTGCAGGGCTTGCCGAAAATACCAATGGGATGATTGGCGAAAACAGGGTAGCACTCAAAACCACGCTGGCGAACTTTCAAGAGCTTTCTCGCTCTTTTGTAGATACCGAGAAGCAGCTCAAAGCCTTGATGGTCAAATCAAATAACTTTGCTGACAAACTCAACGCGATGGAACTCCAAGAGTCGGTGGCCAATGCCAACAAGGCCTTAGCCAGCCTCAACGAAACCCTGCAAAAAGCCAACAACCCTGATGGAACTATAGGCGCCCTGATGCAGGATCGCGCCCTCTACGACAACCTCAAGAACCTAAGCGAAAGCCTCGACAAGCTCGCTGAGGATCTGCGCGAAAACCCACGACGCTACATTAACGTATCTGTATTTGGGCGAAAAGACAAGAGCGAAAAAGACAAAAAATAA
- a CDS encoding ABC transporter ATP-binding protein, whose product MVQFYLVSDIFSMITLQEVSKTFHKDSPQEVKALQRVSLHIPRGQFVILIGSNGSGKSTLLNTLAGSVRPDSGQVLFEGRDVTRHSEHQRARWVSRVFQNPLQGTAPGLSVLDNFRLAALRTKGKHLRLGIDRAFVNVVKEKIALLGMGLEDKVLQPMGQFSGGQRQALTLAMAVMDEAKLLLMDEPTAALDPKSAENLMRKIDEIVKQFDLTAVLVTHNLKYAHQYGQRLLQMQEGQLVRDLQPDKKSTLEIETYFQWFTV is encoded by the coding sequence ATGGTTCAATTTTACTTGGTTTCTGATATTTTTTCGATGATTACGCTCCAAGAGGTATCCAAAACTTTCCACAAAGACAGCCCCCAAGAAGTCAAAGCCTTACAAAGGGTTTCGCTACACATCCCTAGGGGGCAGTTTGTGATTTTGATAGGCTCCAATGGCTCGGGCAAGAGTACCTTACTCAATACCTTGGCTGGTAGTGTCCGCCCCGACAGCGGGCAGGTGTTGTTTGAGGGTAGAGACGTTACCCGGCACTCAGAGCACCAACGCGCCCGGTGGGTCAGTAGGGTGTTTCAGAATCCTTTGCAAGGTACTGCACCGGGTTTGAGTGTGTTAGACAATTTCAGGCTGGCAGCCTTACGCACCAAGGGCAAACATCTCCGCTTGGGTATTGACAGGGCTTTTGTCAATGTCGTCAAAGAAAAAATAGCCCTCCTTGGGATGGGCCTTGAAGACAAGGTATTGCAGCCAATGGGGCAGTTTTCCGGAGGCCAACGTCAAGCGCTTACACTCGCGATGGCGGTTATGGATGAGGCTAAACTCTTGCTGATGGACGAGCCCACGGCGGCCTTAGACCCTAAATCTGCTGAAAACCTGATGCGCAAGATTGATGAGATTGTCAAACAGTTTGACCTCACGGCAGTGTTGGTTACACACAACCTCAAATACGCCCATCAATATGGTCAGCGTCTCCTTCAGATGCAAGAAGGACAGCTCGTGCGCGACCTCCAGCCCGACAAAAAATCCACCCTCGAAATCGAAACCTATTTCCAATGGTTTACCGTCTGA
- the glpK gene encoding glycerol kinase GlpK, with translation MQEPTCIIALDQGTTSARALAFDKQGRLLGIAQRTFTQYFPAANCVEHDALEIWDTQWAVFQQLIRQLGVAPSQIAALGITNQRETTLLWDKKTGEPLHRALVWQDKRTAEHCERLKAQGLNPYIREKTGLVLDAYFSATKLAWLLDNIPNARSRAERGELCFGTIDTWLLWKLTKGAIHATDYTNASRTMLFDIHQLQWDAQLLEIFQIPPEVLPQVYTSMHHFGDLAYDGSNIPITGIAGDQQAALFGQGCWEAGTAKNTYGTGCFMLMHTGEQAVRSTQGLITTLACSTGAKPQYALEGSIFIAGAAIQWLRDGLHLIDEAADSAYFAHKAPEDHGVYVVPAFAGLGAPYWDSYAKGAIFGLGRETGKEVLIRATLESLAYQTKDVLLAMEIDAHTPLQMLRVDGGACANDLLMQFQADLLNTPVERPAMIESTAAGAAYLAGLQVGFWNLAQLRQNRDIDRIFSPKMSEATRHQRYQGWQEAIRRTMGWASKR, from the coding sequence ATGCAAGAGCCTACCTGTATCATCGCCCTCGACCAAGGCACTACCAGTGCGCGTGCGCTCGCTTTTGACAAGCAAGGCCGCCTTTTGGGTATCGCACAGCGCACTTTTACACAATATTTCCCAGCAGCCAACTGTGTAGAGCACGATGCGCTCGAAATCTGGGATACCCAATGGGCTGTGTTCCAACAGCTGATTCGCCAACTAGGGGTTGCTCCTAGCCAGATTGCAGCTCTCGGCATTACCAATCAGCGTGAAACAACCCTACTTTGGGACAAAAAAACCGGAGAGCCGCTACATCGTGCCTTAGTATGGCAAGACAAACGCACCGCCGAGCACTGTGAGCGCCTCAAAGCCCAAGGCCTGAACCCCTACATTCGAGAGAAAACCGGCCTTGTGTTGGATGCGTATTTCTCGGCTACCAAGCTTGCGTGGCTGCTCGACAATATCCCCAATGCGCGCTCTAGAGCCGAAAGAGGTGAGCTTTGTTTTGGAACTATCGATACTTGGTTGCTTTGGAAACTGACCAAGGGAGCCATACACGCCACCGACTACACCAATGCCTCCCGTACGATGCTGTTCGATATACATCAACTACAGTGGGATGCGCAATTGCTCGAAATTTTTCAAATCCCCCCCGAAGTCCTGCCACAGGTCTATACATCAATGCATCATTTTGGGGATTTGGCCTATGATGGAAGCAATATTCCCATTACGGGCATCGCCGGAGACCAGCAGGCGGCGCTCTTTGGGCAGGGCTGCTGGGAAGCCGGTACAGCCAAAAATACCTATGGCACTGGCTGTTTTATGCTGATGCATACCGGTGAGCAGGCTGTGCGCTCTACCCAAGGCCTGATTACGACCTTGGCTTGTAGTACGGGAGCCAAACCCCAATATGCACTAGAAGGGAGTATCTTTATCGCCGGCGCAGCCATACAGTGGTTGCGAGATGGCCTACACCTAATCGATGAGGCCGCCGACTCAGCCTATTTTGCCCACAAAGCCCCCGAAGACCACGGTGTCTATGTAGTACCGGCCTTTGCCGGCCTTGGCGCTCCCTATTGGGATAGCTATGCCAAAGGGGCAATCTTTGGCCTAGGACGCGAAACAGGCAAGGAGGTGCTCATTAGGGCTACACTCGAATCCTTGGCCTACCAAACCAAGGATGTGTTGTTGGCGATGGAAATAGACGCACACACCCCCCTGCAAATGCTTCGTGTAGACGGAGGGGCTTGTGCCAATGATCTCCTGATGCAGTTTCAAGCCGACTTGCTCAATACCCCTGTCGAGCGCCCCGCGATGATAGAGTCTACCGCTGCCGGAGCGGCTTATCTCGCCGGTCTCCAAGTGGGTTTCTGGAACCTAGCCCAACTACGTCAAAACCGCGATATTGACCGTATTTTCAGCCCTAAAATGAGCGAAGCCACCCGACACCAACGCTACCAAGGCTGGCAAGAGGCCATCCGACGAACAATGGGCTGGGCAAGCAAACGCTGA
- a CDS encoding DUF3098 domain-containing protein, protein MAKQPTKKEQKASTTTPQTDTITPNTAMPFGTMNYVWMVAGVVVILLGLYLMGIDKETFGWGFLGLTIGPIVLMAGFLLQFVAIFYPQKKA, encoded by the coding sequence ATGGCAAAGCAACCGACTAAAAAAGAACAAAAAGCTTCTACCACTACTCCTCAAACCGATACCATAACACCCAATACCGCTATGCCCTTTGGGACGATGAACTATGTGTGGATGGTGGCAGGGGTTGTCGTGATTTTACTGGGTCTATACCTAATGGGCATCGACAAAGAAACTTTTGGCTGGGGATTCCTCGGGCTGACAATAGGGCCTATCGTGCTGATGGCGGGTTTCTTGTTACAATTTGTAGCCATATTTTACCCTCAAAAAAAAGCCTAA
- a CDS encoding undecaprenyl-diphosphate phosphatase, with product MTFFQALVLAIVEGLTEFLPVSSTGHMIIFSHLMGIHSLEFTKVFEVHIQFGAILSVVVLYWKRFVQSLDFYVKLFVAFLPAAAIGFALKKQIDLLLENIVVVASSLLLGGIVLVFVDRWFKQNPDDSAPDQPISYRTAIAIGFFQCLAMVPGVSRSAASIIGGMTQQLSRRQAAEFSFFLAVPTMFAASAYKLLKDLAVVQQSENLSLLIWGNVIAFVVAMVAIKTFIGLLTRYGFKVFGYYRIALGLLILGMLAMGYQFTL from the coding sequence ATGACTTTTTTCCAAGCCCTTGTCTTGGCCATTGTAGAGGGCCTGACGGAGTTTTTGCCTGTTTCGTCTACCGGGCATATGATTATCTTTTCACACCTGATGGGTATTCATAGCCTTGAGTTTACCAAGGTTTTTGAAGTACATATCCAGTTTGGAGCCATCCTTTCGGTCGTGGTGCTTTATTGGAAACGCTTCGTTCAGTCGCTCGACTTTTATGTGAAGCTTTTTGTGGCATTCTTACCGGCGGCGGCTATTGGATTTGCCCTCAAAAAACAAATTGATTTACTCCTCGAAAACATTGTCGTGGTGGCTAGCTCCCTGCTTTTGGGTGGTATAGTGTTGGTATTTGTAGACCGGTGGTTCAAACAAAACCCCGACGACAGCGCCCCCGACCAGCCCATCAGCTACCGAACGGCCATCGCCATCGGTTTTTTCCAGTGTCTGGCGATGGTACCCGGAGTGTCGCGCTCTGCCGCATCAATCATCGGCGGGATGACCCAGCAGCTCAGCCGCCGCCAAGCCGCCGAGTTTTCTTTTTTCTTGGCCGTCCCAACGATGTTTGCCGCCTCTGCGTATAAATTACTCAAGGACTTGGCCGTCGTCCAACAAAGCGAAAACCTCTCCTTACTCATTTGGGGCAATGTAATTGCTTTTGTCGTGGCGATGGTGGCCATCAAAACATTCATTGGCCTACTGACACGCTACGGGTTCAAAGTTTTTGGATATTACCGTATCGCCCTAGGCTTGCTGATTCTGGGGATGTTGGCCATGGGCTATCAATTCACGCTCTAA
- a CDS encoding DUF1573 domain-containing protein — MIIWRTIITLSFCWLLVPGLLSAQEAASTYNPAEALQQNKALQTAELSLVKKVLSFDTVRKGDIVRQHFYLKNTGTEPLLIYEIHGGCECVWIEWDKEAIAPNATSKITVLYDTAHPKERVDFKRKVFVVFSNARNPEEKLVLEGRVIH, encoded by the coding sequence ATGATTATCTGGCGCACTATCATTACCCTCAGCTTTTGTTGGCTACTTGTGCCGGGCTTGCTCTCTGCCCAAGAGGCCGCCTCGACCTACAACCCTGCCGAAGCTCTCCAACAAAACAAAGCACTGCAAACTGCCGAACTTTCATTGGTCAAAAAAGTCCTTAGCTTTGATACCGTCCGAAAAGGGGATATCGTTCGCCAACACTTTTATCTCAAAAACACAGGTACAGAGCCGTTGTTGATTTATGAAATTCACGGCGGCTGTGAGTGTGTTTGGATAGAATGGGATAAAGAGGCTATCGCTCCCAATGCTACCTCCAAAATCACGGTGCTCTATGATACAGCTCACCCCAAGGAACGGGTTGATTTCAAACGCAAGGTCTTTGTCGTATTTTCTAATGCGCGTAACCCCGAAGAAAAGCTGGTGTTAGAAGGGAGGGTCATACACTAA